The nucleotide window GTGTCACCAGCAGCAAGACCACGCGTTGTTCTTCCGGCAGTTGCATCAGGCAGCGTTGCAGGTCCAGCGTAGCGTCGGTCCCGGCGTCCGGTGCGGCCACGGCATGGGCGGTTTCGTCCAGTTCCACCGTGGGGGCGACTCGCTGCTGGCGCACCAGTCGGCGGATGTCATTGGCGTGGATGTTGTGCATCAACGTGAACAGCCAGGCGCGCAGATCGCTGCCCACCAGCCACAGCCGCCATTTGGAACAGGCCCGCTCCAGCGTGTCCTGCACCAGATCGTCCGCAGCCCAAGGCTCGCCGGTCAGCGCGCGCGCATAGCGGCGCAACCCGGGGATCTGGCTGACAAGCTGCAAGCGGTCCATGGTGGCCGTGGTTAACGGGCGGCAAAAAGCTTAGGGCTTGATGAGGCGCCAGGCGTTGGCGACGCCATCACCGGTCTTGTCACCGGGCTTGCTGTCCTTGACCCAGTAGTACAAAGGTTTGCCCTTGAGCGCCCACTGTTTCTTGCCGTCATCGCGGGTGATGATGCTGTAGTCGCCCTGGGCCTTGTCCATGTCACCCGCCATCAACGGAGGCCAGTTGGTGGCACAGGGGCCGTTGCAGACCGACTTGCCGCTGCCCATGGCGTCCTTGTCGAATGTGTACAGCGTCATGCCATTGGGGCCGGTCAGTACGCCGTCGGCCATCTTGGCAGGCGCGGTGTCGGCCATAGAGGCGCAGGCGCCCAGCAGGGCGGTGGTGAGGGTCAGGGCAGCCAGTAATTTCATGGGGTTCTCCAGTAGGGTTGGGCAAACGGCTGTTTGCTAACCGGATAAACATCTGGCAGGGCGTATTTATTCCCTGACCGGCAACTATTTTTAGCAGGCAATTCCGCGCCGGGCCGCCCCAAGCGGTCCAGAACCGCTTGGGGCGGCCCGGCGCCGCTAGGCAATCAGCCCCCTTGGGCGCAGCGACCCGCGCGGCGATGGAGCGTGGGGGCCTACCTGTTTCTGTCTTTCATGGCGCGGTCGACCTCGCGTTTGCCTTCGCGGTCCTTGATGGTGTCGCGCTTGTCGTGCTCGGCTTTGCCCTTGGCCAGGGCGATTTCACACTTCACCTTGCCGGCTTTCCAGTGCAGGTTGATAGGCACAAGGGTGTAGCCCTTTTGCTCGACCTTGCCCGTGAGGCGCTTGATCTGCTCGCGGTGCATTAGCAGCTTCTTGGTGCGCACTTTGTCGGGACTGACATGGGTGGAGGCGGTGTGCAAGGGGTTGATCTGCAGGCCGATGATGAACAACTCGCCATTGCGGATGACCACGTAGCCGTCGGTGAGCTGTACCTTGCCTTCGCGCAGGGACTTGACCTCCCAGCCTTCCAGCACCAAGCCGGCCTCAAAGCGCTCTTCGAAGAAATAGTTGAACGCGGCCTTTTTGTTGTCGGCGATGCGGGTTGCGGTTTCGGGTTTTTTGGCCATTGCACTCAGATGGGGATGACAGACGGGAATGAAAGCTGCGCAACTACTGGATGAGTTGGGGCTTGTCTACAATCCCGCGCAGTCCCCTATTCTATGAAAACCGTTCACAAGTCCGTTTTGATCTGGTACAGCCCGCAGGAAATGTATGTGCTGGTCACCGATGTTGCGCAGTACCCCCAATTTTTACCCTGGTGCGACCACAGCACCGTGCTGGAGCAGGATGCCAGTGGCATGACCGCCGAAGTCGGCATTTCCTTTGGCGGTATACGCCAGACGTTCACCACCCGAAACACCCATACCGAGCCCAGCCAGGTAGATATGCGATTGGTAAAAGGGCCATTTTCCAAGCTGGACGGCCATTGGCACTTCCATTCCCTGGGCGACGGCACACAACGCGCCTGCAAGGTGGAGCTCACGCTGAACTACGGCTTTGACAACGCCACCCTGGGCAAGCTGGTCGGGCCGGTGTTTGACAAGATTGCGGCCAGTCTGGTTGATGCTTTTGTGAAGAGGGCGCAGCAGGTGTATGGCGGATGACCTGACGCTTTCTGTCACGGTGGTGTACGCACCACAACCGCGGCAGGTGTGCGAGATCACGCTGCAGGTGCCGCCCGGCAGTACCGCCACCGACGCCCTGCGGCAAAGTGGCGTGCTGGTGTCTTTGGCTGCGGAAGAAATTGCAGCATTGGAGTTGGGAATCTG belongs to Rhodoferax saidenbachensis and includes:
- a CDS encoding sigma-70 family RNA polymerase sigma factor, coding for MDRLQLVSQIPGLRRYARALTGEPWAADDLVQDTLERACSKWRLWLVGSDLRAWLFTLMHNIHANDIRRLVRQQRVAPTVELDETAHAVAAPDAGTDATLDLQRCLMQLPEEQRVVLLLVTLEDMGYADVARITGTPLGTVMSRLSRGRARLQALLDAPANHAAPTVHAGAEVVNLRRPR
- the smpB gene encoding SsrA-binding protein SmpB, which gives rise to MAKKPETATRIADNKKAAFNYFFEERFEAGLVLEGWEVKSLREGKVQLTDGYVVIRNGELFIIGLQINPLHTASTHVSPDKVRTKKLLMHREQIKRLTGKVEQKGYTLVPINLHWKAGKVKCEIALAKGKAEHDKRDTIKDREGKREVDRAMKDRNR
- a CDS encoding type II toxin-antitoxin system RatA family toxin codes for the protein MKTVHKSVLIWYSPQEMYVLVTDVAQYPQFLPWCDHSTVLEQDASGMTAEVGISFGGIRQTFTTRNTHTEPSQVDMRLVKGPFSKLDGHWHFHSLGDGTQRACKVELTLNYGFDNATLGKLVGPVFDKIAASLVDAFVKRAQQVYGG
- a CDS encoding RnfH family protein, whose product is MADDLTLSVTVVYAPQPRQVCEITLQVPPGSTATDALRQSGVLVSLAAEEIAALELGIWGRKVPGNQVLRTHDRVELYRPLTVDPKVARRERFARQGAKGKGAGLFANRRAGAKAGY